The following are encoded together in the Silurus meridionalis isolate SWU-2019-XX chromosome 2, ASM1480568v1, whole genome shotgun sequence genome:
- the zgc:165520 gene encoding syntaxin-3 gives MKDRLAQLKEKTDQSPDDVEIQLENKEFMDEFFSQIVEIRTSIDKIDEHVTEIKRLYSVILSAPTSDQKTQDDLEAITNEIKKLANNVRNKLKSIEQTLELSAEERVSADTRIKKSQHAVLARKFVEVMTRYNEAQVEFREKSKGRIQRQLEITGKSTTDEELEEMLDGGNAAVFTAGIMDSAISKQALSEIEARHKDIIRLESSIKELHDMFVDIAMLVENQGSIIDRIESNMDQSVGFVERAVADTKKAAKFQQEARRKQMMITLCCIILAVIIGSLMYSWLK, from the exons ATGAAGGACCGACTGGCACAGCTGAAAGAA AAAACAGATCAATCGCCTGATGATGTGGAGATCCAGTTGGAAAATAAGGAATTTATGGATGAGTTCTTTTCTCAG ATTGTGGAGATCCGCACCAGTATCGATAAGATCGATGAGCATGTGACTGAGATCAAGCGACTGTATTCTGTCATCCTCTCTGCACCTACCTCTGACCAAA AGACACAAGATGACCTGGAAGCTATCACCAATGAAATCAAGAAATTGGCCAACAATGTTCGCAATAAACTCAAAA GTATCGAGCAGACTTTGGAGTTAAGTGCAGAGGAGAGAGTCTCCGCCGATACACGAATAAAAAAATCGCAG CACGCTGTCCTAGCAAGAAAATTTGTGGAGGTTATGACCAGGTACAATGAAGCACAAGTAGAGTTCAGAGAGAAGAGCAAAGGCAGGATCCAGAGACAGCTAGAGATCA CCGGAAAAAGCACCACTGATGAGGAGCTGGAGGAGATGTTGGATGGTGGCAATGCTGCTGTCTTCACAGcaggg ATCATGGATTCAGCCATCTCCAAGCAGGCCTTGAGTGAAATTGAAGCAAGACACAAAGACATCATACGACTGGAGAGCAGCATTAAGGAGTTGCATGACATGTTTGTCGACATTGCCATGCTAGTGGAGAATCAG GGAAGCATAATTGACAGGATTGAAAGCAACATGGACCAATCTGTGGGCTTTGTGGAGCGAGCAGTGGCTGACACCAAAAAAGCAGCCAAGTTTCAGCAGGAAGCCCGGAGG AAACAAATGATGATCACGCTGTGCTGCATCATTCTCGCGGTCATCATTGGCTCTCTCATGTACAGCTGGCTGAAGTAA